One region of Flavobacterium sp. GSB-24 genomic DNA includes:
- a CDS encoding DUF932 domain-containing protein, with protein sequence MAHNINYNSNTGHYSFFTVKEKAWHSLGQIVQEYPTSAEAIKYAGLDYEVAKSPLFTKGSGIIQTSDSIETGNTELKVPDYFATVRTDNNTVLGVVGKDYHIVQNREAFSFFDAIVGGSDGILYETAGALGNGERIFITAKLPDYIRVGNGDDVTEKYIFLTTSHDGSGSITAAFTPIRIVCQNTLNASLRSMSNVVRIRHTSGAKQRLDDAHKVMGLANTLSTQLEDIFNHWAKVKVTDKEVKNLIQLALCPNKETMDLLQKGAEDEVSTLFKNTVEDAFSYAMVSDSQQMETTKGTLFGAYNAVTGYYQNVRKYKDDQAKLQSIVMGGTAQLKTQKAFELCTSFATVGSEILNLN encoded by the coding sequence ATGGCACATAATATCAATTACAACAGCAATACAGGACATTATTCATTTTTCACCGTAAAAGAAAAAGCGTGGCACTCTCTGGGGCAGATTGTGCAGGAATACCCAACAAGCGCAGAGGCTATAAAATACGCTGGGCTGGATTATGAAGTAGCTAAAAGCCCCTTATTTACAAAAGGCTCGGGAATTATACAAACTTCTGACAGCATTGAAACAGGAAATACGGAACTTAAAGTTCCCGACTATTTCGCTACTGTCCGCACAGATAATAATACCGTGCTCGGTGTTGTGGGAAAAGACTACCATATCGTACAAAACCGTGAGGCGTTCAGTTTTTTTGATGCTATTGTCGGAGGGTCAGATGGTATCTTGTATGAAACTGCAGGGGCATTGGGCAATGGAGAGCGCATCTTTATTACCGCCAAACTTCCTGATTATATCAGGGTTGGAAATGGCGATGATGTAACTGAAAAGTACATTTTCCTGACCACTTCACATGATGGAAGCGGAAGCATTACCGCAGCCTTTACCCCTATTCGCATAGTTTGCCAAAATACCCTTAACGCTTCGCTCCGCTCGATGAGCAACGTGGTGCGCATCAGACATACCTCAGGTGCTAAACAGCGTTTGGATGATGCGCACAAGGTTATGGGACTGGCAAATACGCTGAGCACTCAGCTAGAGGACATATTCAACCATTGGGCTAAGGTAAAGGTTACTGATAAGGAAGTAAAGAATCTTATTCAGTTGGCTTTATGTCCCAACAAAGAAACAATGGATTTACTACAAAAAGGGGCTGAGGATGAAGTTTCTACTTTGTTTAAAAATACTGTAGAAGATGCATTTTCATATGCTATGGTCAGCGATTCCCAACAGATGGAAACTACAAAAGGCACACTTTTCGGGGCATACAATGCCGTGACGGGCTACTATCAGAATGTGCGCAAATATAAAGATGATCAGGCCAAACTTCAATCCATTGTAATGGGCGGTACGGCACAGCTAAAGACCCAAAAGGCTTTTGAACTCTGCACCTCTTTTGCAACCGTCGGTAGCGAAATCCTAAATCTTAACTAA
- a CDS encoding PRTRC system protein E, protein MDTNFFNQIAQLQIIGDLHLTIAKGAQNNLIVSVLIQNDACRDNAKNIIPPLNLRGTAEELDNGFFQTITTPIESASGLMVDMESFMKQIEETKKQSAIEKEKADSQKKQNEAKDKKFKDAMAKADELEKEGKFREAWIKVPEIAEFPQKAEEIRRRKTSLSDRFATPCLFGAMEEKPQPKSTEQINALYPAHEMEQEDEQEDEEE, encoded by the coding sequence ATGGACACAAATTTTTTCAATCAGATAGCGCAGTTGCAGATTATAGGCGATTTACATCTAACGATTGCAAAAGGAGCACAAAACAATCTTATTGTTTCGGTTTTGATTCAAAATGACGCCTGCAGGGATAATGCAAAAAACATCATTCCCCCCCTTAATCTTAGGGGAACAGCAGAGGAGCTTGACAACGGTTTTTTTCAGACCATAACCACCCCTATAGAGTCCGCTTCGGGTTTAATGGTGGATATGGAATCTTTTATGAAACAAATCGAAGAAACTAAAAAACAATCCGCCATTGAGAAGGAGAAAGCAGACTCGCAGAAAAAACAGAATGAAGCCAAAGACAAAAAATTCAAAGACGCAATGGCAAAGGCGGATGAACTCGAAAAAGAAGGCAAATTCCGTGAGGCATGGATCAAAGTGCCCGAAATAGCAGAGTTCCCCCAAAAGGCTGAGGAGATAAGAAGGAGAAAAACGTCCCTATCGGACAGGTTTGCCACTCCATGCCTCTTCGGGGCAATGGAAGAAAAACCCCAACCGAAAAGTACAGAGCAAATTAATGCCCTTTACCCTGCTCATGAAATGGAACAAGAAGACGAGCAGGAAGACGAGGAAGAATAA
- a CDS encoding PRTRC system protein C, which translates to MLLATQLERVFILKDKGQEIRLTDPEPRWSAETVLNFYAGTYPILTTSKISAPAIKDDAVEYRFESVMGTKG; encoded by the coding sequence ATGTTATTAGCAACGCAGTTAGAGAGAGTATTTATACTCAAAGACAAGGGGCAGGAAATCAGGCTCACTGACCCCGAACCACGATGGAGCGCAGAAACGGTGCTCAACTTTTATGCAGGCACATACCCGATACTGACCACCTCCAAAATCTCAGCACCTGCCATTAAAGATGATGCTGTCGAATACCGATTTGAAAGCGTAATGGGAACGAAAGGTTAA
- the ssb gene encoding single-stranded DNA-binding protein: MNIIGRVTKDAVVRTLSNSKQVVNFSVATSDRYRNKEGERVEQTTFFECAYWISPKVAGILTKGTLVELTGRVSARAWTGNNGEPRAGLNFNTSQIKLHGSVKKSGTADTAPQAENKTPALQPPADDLPF; the protein is encoded by the coding sequence ATGAACATCATTGGAAGAGTGACAAAAGATGCAGTAGTACGCACCTTGTCAAACAGTAAACAGGTAGTAAATTTTTCAGTAGCAACGAGCGATCGCTACAGAAACAAAGAAGGCGAGCGTGTGGAACAGACAACCTTCTTTGAGTGTGCTTACTGGATAAGCCCAAAAGTAGCGGGTATACTTACTAAAGGAACCCTTGTGGAACTTACTGGCAGGGTAAGCGCCCGAGCATGGACAGGAAATAACGGAGAACCCCGAGCAGGACTGAATTTCAACACATCGCAGATCAAACTGCACGGGAGCGTTAAAAAATCAGGTACAGCAGACACTGCTCCGCAGGCAGAAAACAAAACCCCTGCCCTACAACCGCCTGCGGACGACCTCCCATTTTAA